Proteins encoded by one window of Culicoides brevitarsis isolate CSIRO-B50_1 chromosome 2, AGI_CSIRO_Cbre_v1, whole genome shotgun sequence:
- the LOC134829118 gene encoding uncharacterized protein LOC134829118, producing the protein MLQKILFFTFLCVVLLTIVTAIETKNEETEFKEGPPLGKNEEIKEIMERGRKKKLFYGLGLGGFHALAAVIAIKFKIIVVGMFILGAIFYGFRIWAGKGIGCPEPSIVKEPFYPHGITAYAHTSPEIYSYPYSGHYSSYPTAGAEVISTADVPAEVIASGSHYKRKGKRSVDDEATGRQGTSTNGIDVAEIIFTFLNVREMECKRRFVCEVDFLSRRDPFIRMGYNMFGQSLFQNYRTKESSSVKKYRECLKLFESCKTPDEEEANKVSYVETSPKKNSTTPLKRRKSFRRV; encoded by the exons atgttacaaaaaatattatttttcacatttttgtgtgttgtgcTACTTACCATTGTGACAGcgatcgaaacaaaaaatgaagaaacagAATTTAAGGAAGGACCTCCGCttggaaaaaatgaagaaattaaagaaataatggAACGAGGACGAAAAAAGAAGCTGTTTTACGGTTTAG ggTTAGGAGGATTTCATGCCTTAGCTGCTGTAATTgcgattaaattcaaaattattgtcGTTGGAATGTTCATTCTTGGCGCCATTTTTTACGGATTTCGTATTTGGGCGGGAAAAGGAATTGGATGCCCCGAGCCAAGTATCGTCAAAGAACCTTTTTATCc tcaTGGAATTACCGCTTATGCTCATACCTCCCCTGAAATTTACTCTTATCCGTATTCCGGGCATTATTCGAGTTATCCAACTGCTGGCGCAGAAGTCATTTCGACAGCTGATGTCCCGGCGGAAGTTATCGCTTCAGGATCGCATTACAAGCGGAAGGGAAAAAGAAGTGTCGATGATGAAGCAACAGGACGTCAAGGGACTTCAACTAATGGAATTGACGTtgcggaaattatttttacctttttgaaTGTGCGGGAAATGGAGTGCAAACGACGATTTGTGTGCGAAGTTGACTTTTTGTCACGACGTGATCCGTTCATCAGGATGGGTTATAATATGTTTGG tcaaagttTATTCCAAAACTACCGCACCAAAGAGAGCtcttcagtaaaaaaataccgTGAATGcctaaaattattcgaaagcTGCAAAACCCCTGATGAAGAAGAAGCCAACAAAGTCAGCTACGTCGAGACATCgccaaagaaaaattcaacaacccccttgaagagaagaaaatcatTCAGACGCGTTTAA